A single region of the Neotabrizicola shimadae genome encodes:
- the rhaI gene encoding L-rhamnose catabolism isomerase: MIPQDILAQDNEAHLPALKADYEALGAHLARRGIDIGAIKAKVAAYKVAVPSWGVGTGGTRFARFPGEGEPRHIFDKLEDCGVIHALTRATPAVSLHIPWDKAPAADLRAKAEELGLGFDAMNSNTFQDQPQQPLSYKYGSLSHTDAATRAQAVEHNLECIEIGQALGSKALTVWIGDGTNFPGQQDLTRQFERYLDAVRQIYARLPADWRLFTEHKMYEPAFYSTVVQDWGTNYLIAKELGDKAFCLVDLGHHAPNTNIEQIVARLIQFGKLGGFHFNDSKYGDDDLDTASIAPYRLFLVFNELVAAEGKPGFDPAHMLDQSHNVTDPIESLMLSAMEVQRAYALASLVDRAALTGAQEANDAIAATQEMKRAFRTDVEPILAMARLEQGGAIDPVSAYRRAGYRAKVAAVRPRSVAGGGGIV, encoded by the coding sequence ATGATCCCGCAAGACATCCTCGCCCAGGACAATGAGGCCCACCTTCCCGCGCTGAAGGCCGATTACGAGGCACTTGGCGCGCATCTGGCCCGTCGCGGCATCGACATCGGCGCGATCAAGGCCAAGGTCGCCGCCTACAAGGTGGCCGTTCCCAGCTGGGGTGTGGGCACCGGCGGCACCCGCTTTGCCCGCTTCCCCGGCGAGGGCGAGCCGCGCCACATCTTCGACAAGCTGGAGGATTGCGGCGTCATCCACGCGCTGACCCGCGCCACACCTGCGGTCAGCCTGCATATCCCTTGGGACAAGGCCCCCGCAGCAGACCTGAGGGCAAAGGCCGAAGAGCTTGGCCTTGGCTTCGACGCGATGAACTCAAACACCTTCCAGGACCAGCCGCAGCAGCCCCTGTCCTACAAGTACGGCTCCCTGTCCCATACCGATGCCGCAACCCGCGCCCAAGCGGTCGAGCACAATCTGGAGTGCATCGAGATCGGCCAGGCGCTCGGCTCGAAGGCGCTGACCGTCTGGATCGGGGATGGCACCAATTTTCCCGGACAGCAGGACCTGACGCGCCAGTTCGAACGCTATCTGGATGCTGTGCGCCAGATCTATGCGCGCTTGCCCGCAGACTGGCGGCTCTTCACCGAACACAAGATGTACGAGCCCGCCTTCTATTCCACGGTGGTGCAAGACTGGGGCACCAACTACCTGATTGCGAAGGAATTGGGTGACAAGGCCTTCTGCCTCGTGGACCTGGGCCACCACGCGCCCAACACCAACATCGAACAGATCGTCGCGCGGCTGATCCAGTTCGGCAAGCTTGGCGGCTTCCACTTCAACGACTCCAAGTATGGCGACGACGACCTCGACACCGCGTCGATCGCGCCTTACCGGCTGTTCCTCGTGTTCAACGAGCTTGTTGCGGCCGAGGGTAAGCCGGGGTTCGACCCGGCGCACATGCTGGACCAAAGCCACAACGTCACCGACCCGATCGAAAGCCTGATGCTTTCGGCGATGGAGGTGCAGCGGGCCTATGCGCTGGCTTCGCTGGTGGACCGGGCGGCGCTGACCGGAGCGCAAGAGGCGAACGACGCCATCGCCGCCACGCAAGAGATGAAGCGCGCCTTCCGGACCGATGTGGAGCCGATCCTGGCGATGGCTCGGCTGGAACAGGGCGGCGCCATTGATCCTGTATCGGCCTATCGCCGGGCCGGCTACCGCGCGAAGGTCGCGGCTGTGCGGCCCCGGTCGGTGGCGGGCGGCGGCGGCATCGTCTGA
- the thyX gene encoding FAD-dependent thymidylate synthase, with protein MALTPDQIAEAQALRATPRPTLRAVSEGMEARLYTPHPVLDHGFIRVIDYMGDDAAIVQAARVSYGAGTKKVSDDAGLIRYLMRHWHSTPFEMCEVKFHIKLPVFVARQWIRHRTANVNEYSARYSILDREFYIPEPGQLAAQSTVNNQGRGAVLEGAEAARVLEVLKRDAATAYDHYEEMLSQAQPDGTPQQGLARELARMNLPMNIYTQWYWKCDLHNLFHFLRLRADAHAQYEIRIYAEEMARMVADWVPLAFAAFEDYRMGGVNLSAKAVAVLKRRLNGEVVGQEDSGMSKGEWREFVEVWG; from the coding sequence ATGGCCCTCACCCCCGACCAGATCGCCGAGGCCCAGGCCCTGCGCGCCACCCCGCGCCCCACGCTGCGCGCCGTGTCCGAGGGGATGGAGGCCCGCCTCTACACCCCCCATCCCGTGCTGGATCACGGCTTCATCCGCGTCATCGACTACATGGGCGACGATGCCGCCATCGTGCAGGCCGCCCGCGTCAGCTACGGCGCCGGCACGAAGAAGGTCTCCGACGATGCCGGCCTCATCCGCTATCTCATGCGCCACTGGCATTCGACGCCGTTCGAGATGTGCGAGGTCAAGTTCCACATCAAGCTCCCGGTCTTCGTCGCCCGCCAGTGGATCAGGCACCGCACCGCCAACGTGAACGAATATTCCGCCCGCTATTCGATCCTGGACCGGGAGTTCTACATCCCCGAACCCGGCCAACTCGCCGCGCAAAGCACCGTCAACAACCAGGGCCGCGGCGCCGTTCTGGAAGGTGCCGAAGCCGCCCGCGTGCTCGAGGTGCTGAAACGCGATGCCGCCACGGCCTATGACCACTACGAAGAGATGCTGAGCCAGGCCCAGCCTGACGGAACACCTCAGCAGGGCCTTGCCCGCGAATTGGCGCGGATGAACCTGCCGATGAACATCTATACGCAATGGTACTGGAAGTGCGACCTGCACAACCTCTTCCACTTCCTGCGCCTGCGCGCCGACGCCCACGCCCAATACGAAATCCGCATCTATGCCGAGGAAATGGCCCGCATGGTGGCCGACTGGGTCCCCTTGGCCTTCGCCGCCTTCGAGGATTACCGCATGGGCGGCGTCAACCTGAGCGCCAAGGCCGTGGCGGTGTTGAAACGGCGGCTGAACGGGGAGGTCGTGGGGCAGGAGGATTCCGGCATGAGCAAGGGCGAGTGGCGGGAGTTTGTGGAGGTTTGGGGGTAA
- a CDS encoding choloylglycine hydrolase family protein, translating to MLKSLLASVALLAGAHAGLACTAVDILAADKTMIAGRTMEWAFDMKWTLVGQPAGTELTLTAPPDTGLPAKTVKTTYGVMGISAEIFPGGAIIEGQNTAGLGMSGNFLPGFTEYQTVTKDDTEYVSVLGFGAWALGTHATVAELREALPKIKVWADSSLPSGPTPPDIHVVFTDRTGDGIVVEFVNGEVQIHDNVAHVLTNAPTYDWHLTNARNYLSLSTVGVPEITLGTANVTAIGQGGGMMGLPGDYTPPSRFIRAAFLRHHITPPATGAEAIQAVDHILNTVDIPLGIAQSKDGDQVVSDYTQWVAIKDLTNNRLLISDYAHRTSFVSIDLDKALASGKAGGVLVTDLPYPDGAVDATEVFAK from the coding sequence ATGCTGAAATCCCTGCTTGCCTCTGTTGCCCTGCTGGCCGGCGCCCATGCGGGCCTGGCCTGCACCGCCGTGGACATCCTGGCCGCCGACAAGACCATGATCGCGGGCCGCACCATGGAATGGGCCTTCGACATGAAGTGGACGCTGGTCGGCCAGCCCGCCGGCACCGAACTGACCCTGACCGCGCCGCCCGACACCGGCCTGCCCGCCAAGACGGTGAAGACGACATACGGCGTCATGGGGATCAGCGCCGAGATCTTTCCGGGCGGGGCGATCATCGAGGGCCAGAACACCGCGGGCCTTGGCATGAGCGGGAACTTCCTGCCGGGCTTTACCGAATACCAGACGGTGACGAAGGACGACACCGAATATGTCTCGGTCCTGGGCTTTGGCGCCTGGGCGCTGGGCACCCATGCCACCGTGGCCGAACTGCGCGAGGCGCTGCCCAAGATCAAGGTCTGGGCCGATTCCTCGCTGCCGAGCGGGCCGACGCCGCCGGACATCCATGTCGTCTTCACCGACCGTACCGGCGACGGGATCGTGGTGGAATTCGTGAACGGCGAAGTGCAGATCCACGACAACGTGGCGCATGTGCTGACCAATGCGCCGACCTATGACTGGCACCTGACCAATGCCCGCAACTACCTGAGCCTGAGCACGGTGGGCGTGCCAGAGATCACGCTGGGCACCGCCAATGTCACCGCGATTGGCCAGGGCGGCGGCATGATGGGCCTGCCGGGCGACTATACCCCGCCGTCGCGCTTCATCCGCGCGGCCTTCCTGCGCCACCACATCACCCCGCCCGCCACCGGGGCCGAGGCGATTCAGGCGGTGGACCACATCCTGAACACCGTCGACATCCCGCTGGGCATCGCCCAAAGCAAGGACGGCGACCAGGTCGTGTCCGATTACACGCAGTGGGTGGCGATCAAGGACCTGACGAACAACCGCCTGCTGATTTCGGACTATGCGCACCGCACGAGCTTTGTCTCGATCGACCTGGACAAGGCGCTGGCCTCGGGCAAGGCGGGCGGCGTTCTGGTGACGGACCTGCCCTATCCCGACGGGGCGGTGGATGCGACGGAAGTGTTCGCGAAGTAG
- a CDS encoding RelA/SpoT domain-containing protein yields the protein MPFDLGRFDDYIDAYQIMDAWRASHAFPLNTIQMTLRHRAKAVDPQSEIVQRLKRAPSVIAKLVRYQDMQLSRMQDLGGSRAIVNSVDSARLIREKYRKSRDRHDLATEKDYIETPQASGYRGIHLIYRYQSDRAHNYNGHRIEVQLRTRVQHAWATAVEIAGIYVRTPLKSSIGPAEWLEYFRYVSSAFSIFEDTPRLHADLSKQQVAERIFALDRKLEARKKLRNFSAAHNYIAQNKRKSDSHFILILDLKQQRTSIESFSSISNASLRYAELEKTHMNDELTDVVLVAAENVESVTAAYPNYFADTRQFLELVDRVVPGTGNE from the coding sequence ATGCCGTTCGATCTTGGGAGATTTGATGATTATATTGACGCATACCAGATTATGGATGCTTGGCGCGCCAGCCATGCTTTTCCCCTTAATACCATTCAGATGACACTTCGCCATAGAGCGAAAGCAGTTGACCCTCAATCAGAAATCGTACAGCGACTTAAGCGCGCGCCTTCAGTTATCGCAAAACTCGTACGCTATCAAGATATGCAACTTTCCAGGATGCAGGACCTTGGAGGCAGTCGAGCTATTGTCAATTCCGTCGATTCGGCACGGTTGATACGAGAGAAGTATCGAAAATCCCGTGATAGACATGATTTAGCGACGGAGAAAGACTACATCGAGACCCCGCAAGCCTCCGGCTACCGGGGAATACACTTGATTTATCGATACCAGAGTGATCGCGCCCATAACTATAACGGACACCGAATTGAAGTTCAGCTTAGAACTCGCGTTCAACATGCTTGGGCCACAGCAGTTGAGATTGCCGGGATCTATGTTCGCACACCACTGAAATCGAGCATTGGGCCAGCTGAATGGCTAGAGTATTTTAGGTATGTCAGCTCCGCCTTCTCTATATTTGAAGACACGCCTCGGCTGCATGCCGACCTATCCAAGCAACAGGTAGCCGAGCGCATTTTCGCGCTGGACAGAAAACTTGAGGCACGAAAGAAGCTACGAAATTTCAGCGCGGCGCACAACTACATCGCACAGAACAAGCGGAAGTCGGATAGCCATTTTATCCTCATTTTGGATCTCAAGCAGCAACGCACCAGTATAGAGTCTTTCAGTTCAATATCAAATGCTTCACTGCGATATGCAGAACTTGAGAAAACCCACATGAATGATGAATTGACGGATGTCGTGCTTGTGGCCGCGGAGAACGTCGAGAGCGTCACCGCCGCATACCCGAACTATTTCGCAGATACCCGCCAATTCCTTGAGCTAGTGGATCGGGTCGTTCCGGGAACGGGCAACGAGTAG
- a CDS encoding pyridoxal phosphate-dependent decarboxylase family protein has translation MLESYPKIEVEDPFGVPPDTLGLSADEMRRLGYRVVDLVVDRAMRRNQEHAILEASPAELLARLGGPLPEEPGDPDAALELMAEVALSHQQHGDHPRYFARVPGPASFAAILGEWMGTGFNTIAASWGGGSGPAAVEMTVCRWIAELLGMPPETEGVLVSGGSLGNLTAFAVARSENGPGVAYLTDQTHSSLPRDLRALGWAEEDIRILPAGAGLRMDLADLRAAIAADKAAGRRPALVIATAGSTNTGAVDPLEGIADLCRDEGLWFHVDGAYGGPAALVPEGRAALAGMERADSVVLDPHKWLFQPYDVGVCLVTRPAALERAFAMHPEYLKDVQATTGAVNFGNRSLELTRRSRALKLWMSLRTYGAKRFREAVRAGIRTAELAERLLRADPATWEVVTPAQIGIVCFAFRGAKPGEHAAAAKAVSDSGFACVTSTSLQGQSALRLCTINPLTTEADIAETLRRLAAARPG, from the coding sequence ATGCTGGAATCTTATCCGAAAATCGAAGTCGAGGATCCCTTCGGCGTCCCGCCCGATACGCTTGGCCTGTCCGCCGACGAGATGCGGCGCCTTGGATACCGCGTGGTGGATCTGGTGGTCGACCGGGCGATGCGGCGCAACCAGGAACATGCCATTCTGGAGGCCAGCCCGGCCGAGCTTCTGGCGCGCTTGGGCGGACCCCTTCCCGAGGAGCCCGGCGACCCCGACGCCGCGCTGGAACTGATGGCCGAAGTCGCGCTGAGCCACCAGCAGCACGGCGACCATCCCCGCTACTTCGCCCGCGTCCCGGGCCCTGCCTCGTTCGCGGCAATTCTGGGCGAGTGGATGGGCACCGGCTTCAACACCATTGCCGCCAGCTGGGGCGGGGGCTCGGGACCGGCTGCGGTGGAGATGACGGTGTGCCGCTGGATCGCCGAGCTTCTGGGGATGCCGCCCGAGACCGAGGGCGTGCTGGTCTCGGGCGGGTCGCTTGGCAATCTGACGGCCTTTGCCGTGGCGCGGTCGGAAAACGGGCCGGGCGTGGCCTATCTGACCGACCAGACCCATTCCTCGCTGCCGCGTGACCTTCGGGCGCTTGGCTGGGCCGAGGAGGACATCCGCATCCTGCCGGCCGGTGCTGGCCTGCGCATGGATTTGGCGGATCTGCGGGCGGCCATCGCGGCGGACAAGGCGGCGGGGCGGCGGCCGGCGCTGGTGATCGCGACGGCCGGGTCCACCAACACCGGGGCGGTCGATCCGCTGGAGGGGATCGCGGACCTATGCCGCGACGAGGGGCTGTGGTTCCATGTGGACGGCGCGTACGGCGGGCCCGCCGCGCTGGTGCCCGAGGGGCGCGCGGCGCTCGCCGGGATGGAGCGGGCGGATTCCGTGGTACTGGACCCGCACAAGTGGCTGTTCCAGCCGTATGATGTGGGGGTCTGCCTCGTGACCCGGCCGGCGGCATTGGAGCGGGCCTTTGCGATGCACCCGGAATATCTGAAGGATGTGCAGGCCACGACGGGGGCGGTGAACTTCGGGAACCGGTCGCTGGAGCTGACGCGGCGGTCGCGGGCCTTGAAGCTCTGGATGTCGCTTCGGACCTATGGGGCGAAGCGGTTCCGCGAGGCGGTGCGCGCGGGTATCCGGACGGCGGAGCTGGCCGAGAGGTTGCTTCGGGCCGATCCGGCGACCTGGGAGGTGGTGACGCCGGCCCAGATCGGGATCGTCTGCTTTGCCTTCCGGGGGGCGAAGCCGGGGGAACATGCGGCGGCGGCCAAGGCGGTGTCGGACTCGGGCTTTGCCTGCGTGACCTCGACCAGCCTGCAGGGGCAAAGCGCCCTGAGGCTGTGCACCATCAACCCGCTGACCACCGAGGCCGACATTGCCGAGACCCTGCGGCGGCTGGCCGCGGCCCGGCCGGGGTGA